One window of Pyrus communis chromosome 12, drPyrComm1.1, whole genome shotgun sequence genomic DNA carries:
- the LOC137710270 gene encoding LOB domain-containing protein 27-like, whose protein sequence is MLSIPPPPFLLPLLLLLQLTATLLLLLFNFKHCTTLLSDCFRDFSRSRLLDWFRLRFGIRKMPLKGATLQACAACKYQRRKCTAECPLAPYFPADQPKMYQNAHKLFGVSNILKILKNLDPRQKLEAMRSIIYQANLRDKFPVYGCWEVIRQLQYQILAAEEQLQAVHQQLAMYRQHHHHHQQISSMPEYVTSQLELGMAPPNNPLALFDYNLPPCILTNNNNATAVAPVNQHQQQSYSNSSSAAYNSDSKDNVNNNNNNAGNPLWSSNPFMTNNSNNNNNDNNSEAIESELGALQQLSIQPDVVQDYNELHPFFDTTDDRQSYIDSKEAYDSSSEESFKGTTQSMEHAENALKNDAACFSLTSVN, encoded by the exons ATGCTCTCCATACCaccacctccattcctcctccccctcctcctcctcctccaactcACCGccactctcctcctcctcctcttcaatttcaAACACTGCACCACCCTCCTCTCCGATTGCTTTCGAGATTTTTCGCGTTCCCGGCTCTTGGATTGGTTCCGATTGCGTTTTGGGATCCGCAAAATGCCCCTTAAGGGCGCCACCCTCCAGGCCTGCGCCGCGTGCAAATACCAGCGAAGGAAGTGCACGGCGGAGTGCCCCTTGGCGCCCTATTTCCCGGCGGACCAACCCAAGATGTACCAAAACGCACACAAGCTATTCGGAGTCAGCAACATTttgaaaatacttaaaaatctcGACCCTCGCCAGAAGCTGGAGGCCATGAGGTCCATCATATACCAAGCTAACTTGCGCGACAAGTTTCCGGTTTATGGGTGCTGGGAGGTGATCAGGCAGCTCCAGTACCAAATCCTGGCGGCGGAGGAACAGCTCCAAGCTGTCCACCAACAGCTGGCAATGTACAgacagcaccaccaccaccaccagcagATTTCGTCCATGCCGGAATATGTGACGTCACAGTTGGAGCTAGGGATGGCTCCGCCCAATAATCCCCTCGCACTTTTCGACTACAATCTTCCCCCTTGTATTCTCACTAATAACAACAATGCCACCGCAGTGGCTCCTGTAAATCAACACCAACAGCAGTCTTACTCTAACAGCAGCTCTGCTGCTTACAACAGTGACTCCAAAGACAAtgtcaacaacaacaacaacaatgctGGAAATCCTTTGTGGAGTTCAAATCCTTTTATGACtaacaacagcaacaacaacaacaacgatAATAACTCTGAGGCGATTGAATCTGAACTCGGAGCTCTTCAGCAGCTCTCTATCCAACCTGACGTTGTTCAAGATTACAATGAGTTGCATCCCTTTTTTGACACCACCGATGATAGACAGTCATACATTGATTCCAAAGAGGCTTATGATTCAag CTCGGAAGAATCGTTCAAGGGCACGACACAATCGATGGAGCATGCAGAGAATGCATTGAAGAATGATGCAGCATGCTTTAGTCTTACCAGTGTCAACTGA
- the LOC137710556 gene encoding uncharacterized protein isoform X2 has protein sequence MGHKKRNAAPRPKQSPAADGDAVVSSQSDTTLAAAETDVPLLSNNKIESSPLPMIESDGSAAKVECERALTALRRGNHTKALRLMKESCQRYENSSQSALIHRVQGTVCVKVASIIDDPNSKQRHLRNAIDSARRAVELSPSSIEFAHFYANLLYEAANDGKEYEEVVAECERALAIEKPVDPARESLQEESQQKILTADARIGHVQNELRQLIQKSNIASISTWMKNLGNGEEKFRLIPIRRATEDPMEVRLVQTRRPNEIKKVTKTPEERRKEIEVRVAAARLLQQKSEVPQLGNEGEKSDRGLDSSSGFSQRGSERRKYGNLRKNGSSAERKDWVLSYWKSLSVDMKKELLKVRVSDLKAKFSSSKDGLANEVLSEALAFAESKRSWKFWVCCRCNEKFVDGESHMQHVVQEHMGNLMPKMQSILPQNVDNEWTEMLLNSSWKPLDASSAVGMLRDQRKCKEHEFVEDFYSGNQNKDCDECFKDAWDSSPEKEMLGDSPSDCIVEGNNHEKLARVECEEETGLLTYSSVANGWPVSDDSERQKLLERIHALFEVLIRHKYLAASHLNRVIQFTMDELQASCSQLLNHGVEQTPMCIFFLGATQLRKILKFLQDLSHACGLGRYSDKSSSPADDANSTNKGVEIKERIVLNGDASCLILDECLLSSECTCDVGHLTVSEAAPAAVVGNGNGVPPDSDALLSWMFAGPTSGEQLTSWVHAKEEKTQQGMEILQMLEKEFYDLQSLCDRKCEHLSYEEALQAVEDLCIEEGKKRENVTEFGHRSFESVLRKRREELLERENDVMFLSNRFELDAISNVLKEYEALNINQFGYEETYGRVTSQLCDLEYGEYDDWRAKDYAHQVDTYVEVAIQRQKEQLYVELSKIDVRIMRNVTGMQQLEVKLEPVSAHDYRSILLPLVKSYLRAHLEDLAEKDATEKSDAAREAFLAELALDSKKGVRGENDNLRHTQEKTKDKKKNKEFRKAKDSKGNGVSDEYFHHDETSELSFPEASDGELPDPELVISVNGDDLKQRDEESKRKIELEEEERKLEETLEYQRQIEKEAKQKHLAEQNKKSTQWHPEKVLEGLDDVNLESCANGHDVNEPFKPSVQLTQKAGFPNNLEGLPVNMANGSVVPANSSTASGAHQAKVNQGLANGGIVEEDGYLPSDRRTGRKNRRQRSSTKVPDGKSQGLSSGNKNVEVGRSSVEGSHDNLLMNNNNGIQELRQKRAEEDDEERFQADLKKAVRQSLDTFEERQKFPVVSSLRMPRKISADIDNSVLHNDITNENASETDIFGTGLKNEVGEYNCFLNVIIQSLWHVRLFRDEYLRRSTSEHVHVGDPCVVCALYEIFTALSNASADTRREAVAPTSLRIALSNLYPESNFFQEAQMNDASEVLVVIFNCLHRSFTPGSSLSNAELVESSCPGSWDCSNNACIAHSMFGMDIFERMNCYYCGLESRHLKYTSFFHNINASALRTMKVMSTESSYDELLNHVEMNHQLACDPEAGGCGKLNHIHHILSTPPHVFTTVLGWQKTCESADDIKATLAALNTEIDISVLYRGLDPKTTHNLVSVVCYYGQHYHCFAYSHDRGCWIMYDDKTVKVIGGWADVLTMCERGHLQPQVLFFEAVN, from the exons ATGGGGCATAAGAAACGAAACGCTGCTCCGCGGCCCAAGCAGTCGCCGGCGGCCGATGGAGACGCCGTCGTTTCGTCCCAATCTGATACTACTCTAGCCGCCGCCGAGACCGATGTTCCACTCCTCTCGAATAACAAGATCGAATCCTCGCCGTTGCCGATGATCGAATCGGACGGCTCGGCGGCGAAGGTGGAATGCGAGCGGGCCCTGACGGCTCTGCGGCGGGGGAACCACACCAAGGCGCTGCGGCTGATGAAGGAGTCGTGCCAGCGGTATGAGAACTCGTCTCAGTCGGCGCTGATTCACCGAGTCCAGGGAACTGTGTGCGTCAAGGTCGCCTCGATTATAGACGACCCCAACTCGAAGCAGCGGCATTTGCGGAACGCGATCGACTCCGCGCGCCGAGCCGTCGAGCTGTCTCCGAGCTCGATCGAGTTCGCGCACTTCTACGCCAATTTGCTCTACGAGGCGGCCAACGACGGGAAGGAATATGAGGAAGTGGTGGCGGAGTGCGAGCGGGCGCTGGCGATCGAGAAGCCGGTTGATCCCGCCAGGGAGAGCTTGCAGGAGGAGAGCCAGCAGAAGATATTGACCGCCGATGCTCGAATTGGGCACGTGCAGAATGAGCTGAGGCAGCTGATTCAGAAGTCCAATATCGCTTCCATTTCGACTTGGATGAAGAATTTGGGCAATGGGGAGGAGAAGTTTCGGTTGATTCCGATTCGGAGGGCCACGGAGGACCCAATGGAGGTGAGGCTGGTGCAGACCAGGCGGCCTAATGAGATTAAGAAGGTGACTAAGACGCCGGAGGAGAGAAGGAAAGAGATTGAAGTGAGAGTGGCAGCGGCGAGGCTCTTGCAGCAGAAGTCTGAGGTGCCCCAATTGGGCAATGAGGGTGAGAAGAGTGATAGGGGATTGGATTCATCGTCGGGGTTCAGTCAGAGAGGTAGTGAGAGGAGAAAGTATGGGAACTTGAGGAAAAACGGGTCCTCTGCGGAGAGGAAGGATTGGGTTTTGTCATACTGgaaatcattgagtgttgataTGAAGAAAGAGTTACTCAAGGTTAGAGTTAGTGATCTTAAGGCGAAGTTTAGTTCGTCTAAGGATGGTTTGGCAAATGAGGTTTTATCAGAGGCATTGGCATTTGCGGAGAGTAAGAGGAGCTGGAAGTTCTGGGTTTGTTGTAGATGTAACGAGAAGTTTGTGGATGGTGAGTCCCATATGCAGCATGTTGTGCAAGAGCATATGGGAAACCTTATGCCCAAAATGCAGTCCATTTTGCCTCAAAATGTTGATAATGAATGGACTGAGATGCTGCTTAATAGTTCTTGGAAACCGTTGGATGCGTCGTCTGCAGTTGGAATGCTTAGGGATCAAAGAAAATGCAAGGAACATGAGTTTGTTGAGGATTTCTACTCTGGGAATCAGAACAAGGATTGTGACGAGtgtttcaaagatgcatgggaTTCTTCACCTGAGAAGGAAATGCTTGGGGATAGTCCTAGTGACTGTATTGTTGAGGGAAATAACCATGAGAAACTTGCCCGTGTTGAGTGCGAGGAGGAAACTGGGTTACTTACATATTCTTCTGTTGCAAATGGTTGGCCAGTATCTGATGATTCTGAGCGCCAAAAGCTTCTTGAAAGAATTCATGCCTTATTTGAGGTGCTTATCAGGCACAAATATCTTGCTGCAAGCCATCTTAACAGGGTGATACAATTTACAATGGATGAGCTACAGGCTTCCTGTTCTCAGCTTCTCAACCATGGTGTGGAGCAAACACCTATGTGCATTTTCTTTCTAGGAGCTACCCAGCTTAGGAAAATCCTCAAGTTCTTGCAGGACCTGTCCCATGCTTGTGGTTTAGGTAGATATTCTGACAAAAGTAGCAGTCCTGCAGATGATGCGAATAGCACAAATAAGGGTGTAGAGATTAAAGAGAGGATTGTTCTCAATGGAGATGCATCCTGCCTCATTTTGGATGAGTGTCTATTGTCATCTGAATGTACATGTGATGTTGGTCATCTTACTGTCAGTGAAGCTGCTCCTGCTGCTGTCGTTGGTAATGGAAATGGGGTTCCTCCTGATTCCGATGCTCTGCTGTCCTGGATGTTTGCAGGTCCGACTAGTGGGGAACAATTGACTTCATGGGTACACGCAAAAGAAGAGAAAACACAACAAGGGATGGAAATCCTTCAGATGCTTGAAAAGGAGTTTTACGACCTGCAGTCTCTTTGTGACAGAAAGTGTGAGCATTTAAGCTATGAAGAAGCATTACAGGCAGTGGAGGATCTTTGTATTGAAGAAGGTAAGAAGAGGGAAAATGTCACGGAGTTTGGCCACCGAAGCTTTGAGTCCGTTCTAcggaagagaagagaagagctTCTTGAGAGAGAGAATGATGTGATGTTCCTCAGCAATAGGTTTGAATTAGATGCCATATCAAATGTGTTAAAGGAATATGAAGCTCTAAACATTAACCAGTTTGGATACGAGGAAACATATGGTCGTGTGACTTCTCAGTTATGTGATTTGGAATATGGGGAATATGATGATTGGAGGGCCAAGGATTATGCGCATCAGGTGGACACATATGTAGAAGTTGCAATTCAGAGACAGAAAGAACAATTATATGTAGAG CTTAGCAAAATAGATGTACGGATTATGCGAAATGTTACTGGAATGCAGCAATTGGAAGTTAAGCTTGAACCTGTTTCTGCCCATGATTATCGGTCGATACTGTTGCCTCTAGTGAAGTCATACCTGCGG GCACATTTGGAGGATCTGGCTGAGAAAGATGCCACAGAAAAGTCCGATGCTGCAAGGGAAGCATTTTTGGcagaacttgcacttgattctAAGAAAGGTGTCAGAGGGGAAAACGATAATTTGAGACATACACAGGAAAAAACAAAGgataagaagaagaacaaggagTTTAGAAAAGCAAAAGATTCAAAG GGTAATGGGGTTTCGGATGAGTACTTTCATCATGATGAGACCTCTGAGCT TTCCTTTCCAGAGGCATCTGATGGTGAACTTCCAGATCCTGAGCTGGTGATTTCTGTGAATGGCGATGACTTGAAACAGCGGGACGAGGAAAGCAAACGGAAAATTGAACttgaagaagaggaaagaaagcTTGAAGAAACTTTAGAGTATCAAAGACAAATTGAGAAGGAAGCTAAGCAGAAGCACCTTGCTGAGCAAAACAAGAAATCTACTCAATGGCATCCAGAGAAGGTGTTGGAGGGATTGGATGATGTTAACTTGGAGTCTTGTGCTAATGGTCATGATGttaatgagccattcaagcCTTCTGTCCAG TTGACACAGAAGGCTGGATTCCCCAACAATTTAGAAGGTCTTCCTGTTAACATGGCAAATGGTTCTGTAGTGCCAGCCAATTCTTCTACCGCTTCTGGTGCTCATCAAGCTAAAGTTAACCAAG GACTGGCAAATGGAGGAATTGTAGAAGAGGATGGTTATTTGCCTTCTGATCGACGGACAGGAAGGAAAAACCGAAGACAGAGGAGTTCCACAAAAGTGCCTGATGGAAAGTCTCAAGGCCTGTCATCTGGAAACAAAAATGTTGAAGTTGGGAGGTCAAGTGTTGAGGGTTCACATGACAATCTCCTCATGAACAACA ACAATGGAATACAGGAATTGAGACAGAAACGAGCagaggaagatgatgaagaaaggttccaagcTGACCTCAAAAAGGCCGTACGCCAAAGCCTTG ACACATTCGAAGAACGTCAGAAGTTTCCTGTAGTTTCAAGTTTGAGGATGCCCAGAAAAATATCTGCAGATATAGATAACAGTGTTTTACATAATGACATCACAAATGAAAATGCGAGTGAAACCGATATATTTGGCACAGGGTTAAAGAATGAAGTTGGTGAATACAACTGCTTTCTGAATGTTATTATACAG TCTTTATGGCATGTTAGACTGTTTCGAGATGAGTACCTACGGAGATCAACATCAGAGCATGTTCATGTGGGGGATCCTTGTGTTGTCTGTGCGTTATATGAAATCTTTACTGCTTTGAGCAATGCGTCTGCAGATACTCGAAGAGAAGCAGTTGCCCCTACTTCTTTGAGAATAGCTTTAAGTAACCTGTATCCAGAAAGTAATTTCTTCCAGGAG GCTCAGATGAATGATGCTTCTGAAGTTTTAGTGGTGATATTTAATTGTCTTCACCGGTCGTTTACTCCTGGTTCAAGCCTCTCCAATGCTGAATTAGTGGAAAGTAGTTGTCCGGGGTCTTGGGATTGTTCAAACAATGCTTGTATAGCGCATTCCATGTTTGGCATGGACATTTTCGAACGAATGAATTGCTACTATTGTGGTTTGGAGTCCAGACATCTCAAGTATACTTCCTTCTTCCATAACATAAATGCCAGTGCTCTCCGAACAATGAAG GTTATGTCTACAGAAAGCTCCTATGATGAACTTTTAAATCATGTGGAGATGAATCATCAGTTAGCCTGTGATCCGGAAGCTGGTGGCTGTGGGAAGCTCAACCATATCCATCACATTCTCTCAACCCCCCCACATGTTTTTACAACAG TTCTGGGCTGGCAGAAGACATGCGAGAGTGCTGATGATATAAAAGCAACATTGGCAGCTCTTAATACTGAGATAGATATCAGTGTCCTTTATCGTGGCCTGGATCCAAAGACCACGCACAACTTGGTTTCTGTG GTTTGCTACTATGGACAACATTACCATTGCTTTGCCTATAGTCATGACCGCGGATGCTGGATTATGTACGATGATAAAACTGTCAAG GTGATTGGTGGCTGGGCTGATGTTCTTACCATGTGTGAAAGAGGGCATTTGCAACCACAGGTTCTTTTCTTTGAAGCTGTGAACTAG
- the LOC137710556 gene encoding uncharacterized protein isoform X1, with the protein MGHKKRNAAPRPKQSPAADGDAVVSSQSDTTLAAAETDVPLLSNNKIESSPLPMIESDGSAAKVECERALTALRRGNHTKALRLMKESCQRYENSSQSALIHRVQGTVCVKVASIIDDPNSKQRHLRNAIDSARRAVELSPSSIEFAHFYANLLYEAANDGKEYEEVVAECERALAIEKPVDPARESLQEESQQKILTADARIGHVQNELRQLIQKSNIASISTWMKNLGNGEEKFRLIPIRRATEDPMEVRLVQTRRPNEIKKVTKTPEERRKEIEVRVAAARLLQQKSEVPQLGNEGEKSDRGLDSSSGFSQRGSERRKYGNLRKNGSSAERKDWVLSYWKSLSVDMKKELLKVRVSDLKAKFSSSKDGLANEVLSEALAFAESKRSWKFWVCCRCNEKFVDGESHMQHVVQEHMGNLMPKMQSILPQNVDNEWTEMLLNSSWKPLDASSAVGMLRDQRKCKEHEFVEDFYSGNQNKDCDECFKDAWDSSPEKEMLGDSPSDCIVEGNNHEKLARVECEEETGLLTYSSVANGWPVSDDSERQKLLERIHALFEVLIRHKYLAASHLNRVIQFTMDELQASCSQLLNHGVEQTPMCIFFLGATQLRKILKFLQDLSHACGLGRYSDKSSSPADDANSTNKGVEIKERIVLNGDASCLILDECLLSSECTCDVGHLTVSEAAPAAVVGNGNGVPPDSDALLSWMFAGPTSGEQLTSWVHAKEEKTQQGMEILQMLEKEFYDLQSLCDRKCEHLSYEEALQAVEDLCIEEGKKRENVTEFGHRSFESVLRKRREELLERENDVMFLSNRFELDAISNVLKEYEALNINQFGYEETYGRVTSQLCDLEYGEYDDWRAKDYAHQVDTYVEVAIQRQKEQLYVELSKIDVRIMRNVTGMQQLEVKLEPVSAHDYRSILLPLVKSYLRAHLEDLAEKDATEKSDAAREAFLAELALDSKKGVRGENDNLRHTQEKTKDKKKNKEFRKAKDSKGNGVSDEYFHHDETSELSFPEASDGELPDPELVISVNGDDLKQRDEESKRKIELEEEERKLEETLEYQRQIEKEAKQKHLAEQNKKSTQWHPEKVLEGLDDVNLESCANGHDVNEPFKPSVQEQLTQKAGFPNNLEGLPVNMANGSVVPANSSTASGAHQAKVNQGLANGGIVEEDGYLPSDRRTGRKNRRQRSSTKVPDGKSQGLSSGNKNVEVGRSSVEGSHDNLLMNNNNGIQELRQKRAEEDDEERFQADLKKAVRQSLDTFEERQKFPVVSSLRMPRKISADIDNSVLHNDITNENASETDIFGTGLKNEVGEYNCFLNVIIQSLWHVRLFRDEYLRRSTSEHVHVGDPCVVCALYEIFTALSNASADTRREAVAPTSLRIALSNLYPESNFFQEAQMNDASEVLVVIFNCLHRSFTPGSSLSNAELVESSCPGSWDCSNNACIAHSMFGMDIFERMNCYYCGLESRHLKYTSFFHNINASALRTMKVMSTESSYDELLNHVEMNHQLACDPEAGGCGKLNHIHHILSTPPHVFTTVLGWQKTCESADDIKATLAALNTEIDISVLYRGLDPKTTHNLVSVVCYYGQHYHCFAYSHDRGCWIMYDDKTVKVIGGWADVLTMCERGHLQPQVLFFEAVN; encoded by the exons ATGGGGCATAAGAAACGAAACGCTGCTCCGCGGCCCAAGCAGTCGCCGGCGGCCGATGGAGACGCCGTCGTTTCGTCCCAATCTGATACTACTCTAGCCGCCGCCGAGACCGATGTTCCACTCCTCTCGAATAACAAGATCGAATCCTCGCCGTTGCCGATGATCGAATCGGACGGCTCGGCGGCGAAGGTGGAATGCGAGCGGGCCCTGACGGCTCTGCGGCGGGGGAACCACACCAAGGCGCTGCGGCTGATGAAGGAGTCGTGCCAGCGGTATGAGAACTCGTCTCAGTCGGCGCTGATTCACCGAGTCCAGGGAACTGTGTGCGTCAAGGTCGCCTCGATTATAGACGACCCCAACTCGAAGCAGCGGCATTTGCGGAACGCGATCGACTCCGCGCGCCGAGCCGTCGAGCTGTCTCCGAGCTCGATCGAGTTCGCGCACTTCTACGCCAATTTGCTCTACGAGGCGGCCAACGACGGGAAGGAATATGAGGAAGTGGTGGCGGAGTGCGAGCGGGCGCTGGCGATCGAGAAGCCGGTTGATCCCGCCAGGGAGAGCTTGCAGGAGGAGAGCCAGCAGAAGATATTGACCGCCGATGCTCGAATTGGGCACGTGCAGAATGAGCTGAGGCAGCTGATTCAGAAGTCCAATATCGCTTCCATTTCGACTTGGATGAAGAATTTGGGCAATGGGGAGGAGAAGTTTCGGTTGATTCCGATTCGGAGGGCCACGGAGGACCCAATGGAGGTGAGGCTGGTGCAGACCAGGCGGCCTAATGAGATTAAGAAGGTGACTAAGACGCCGGAGGAGAGAAGGAAAGAGATTGAAGTGAGAGTGGCAGCGGCGAGGCTCTTGCAGCAGAAGTCTGAGGTGCCCCAATTGGGCAATGAGGGTGAGAAGAGTGATAGGGGATTGGATTCATCGTCGGGGTTCAGTCAGAGAGGTAGTGAGAGGAGAAAGTATGGGAACTTGAGGAAAAACGGGTCCTCTGCGGAGAGGAAGGATTGGGTTTTGTCATACTGgaaatcattgagtgttgataTGAAGAAAGAGTTACTCAAGGTTAGAGTTAGTGATCTTAAGGCGAAGTTTAGTTCGTCTAAGGATGGTTTGGCAAATGAGGTTTTATCAGAGGCATTGGCATTTGCGGAGAGTAAGAGGAGCTGGAAGTTCTGGGTTTGTTGTAGATGTAACGAGAAGTTTGTGGATGGTGAGTCCCATATGCAGCATGTTGTGCAAGAGCATATGGGAAACCTTATGCCCAAAATGCAGTCCATTTTGCCTCAAAATGTTGATAATGAATGGACTGAGATGCTGCTTAATAGTTCTTGGAAACCGTTGGATGCGTCGTCTGCAGTTGGAATGCTTAGGGATCAAAGAAAATGCAAGGAACATGAGTTTGTTGAGGATTTCTACTCTGGGAATCAGAACAAGGATTGTGACGAGtgtttcaaagatgcatgggaTTCTTCACCTGAGAAGGAAATGCTTGGGGATAGTCCTAGTGACTGTATTGTTGAGGGAAATAACCATGAGAAACTTGCCCGTGTTGAGTGCGAGGAGGAAACTGGGTTACTTACATATTCTTCTGTTGCAAATGGTTGGCCAGTATCTGATGATTCTGAGCGCCAAAAGCTTCTTGAAAGAATTCATGCCTTATTTGAGGTGCTTATCAGGCACAAATATCTTGCTGCAAGCCATCTTAACAGGGTGATACAATTTACAATGGATGAGCTACAGGCTTCCTGTTCTCAGCTTCTCAACCATGGTGTGGAGCAAACACCTATGTGCATTTTCTTTCTAGGAGCTACCCAGCTTAGGAAAATCCTCAAGTTCTTGCAGGACCTGTCCCATGCTTGTGGTTTAGGTAGATATTCTGACAAAAGTAGCAGTCCTGCAGATGATGCGAATAGCACAAATAAGGGTGTAGAGATTAAAGAGAGGATTGTTCTCAATGGAGATGCATCCTGCCTCATTTTGGATGAGTGTCTATTGTCATCTGAATGTACATGTGATGTTGGTCATCTTACTGTCAGTGAAGCTGCTCCTGCTGCTGTCGTTGGTAATGGAAATGGGGTTCCTCCTGATTCCGATGCTCTGCTGTCCTGGATGTTTGCAGGTCCGACTAGTGGGGAACAATTGACTTCATGGGTACACGCAAAAGAAGAGAAAACACAACAAGGGATGGAAATCCTTCAGATGCTTGAAAAGGAGTTTTACGACCTGCAGTCTCTTTGTGACAGAAAGTGTGAGCATTTAAGCTATGAAGAAGCATTACAGGCAGTGGAGGATCTTTGTATTGAAGAAGGTAAGAAGAGGGAAAATGTCACGGAGTTTGGCCACCGAAGCTTTGAGTCCGTTCTAcggaagagaagagaagagctTCTTGAGAGAGAGAATGATGTGATGTTCCTCAGCAATAGGTTTGAATTAGATGCCATATCAAATGTGTTAAAGGAATATGAAGCTCTAAACATTAACCAGTTTGGATACGAGGAAACATATGGTCGTGTGACTTCTCAGTTATGTGATTTGGAATATGGGGAATATGATGATTGGAGGGCCAAGGATTATGCGCATCAGGTGGACACATATGTAGAAGTTGCAATTCAGAGACAGAAAGAACAATTATATGTAGAG CTTAGCAAAATAGATGTACGGATTATGCGAAATGTTACTGGAATGCAGCAATTGGAAGTTAAGCTTGAACCTGTTTCTGCCCATGATTATCGGTCGATACTGTTGCCTCTAGTGAAGTCATACCTGCGG GCACATTTGGAGGATCTGGCTGAGAAAGATGCCACAGAAAAGTCCGATGCTGCAAGGGAAGCATTTTTGGcagaacttgcacttgattctAAGAAAGGTGTCAGAGGGGAAAACGATAATTTGAGACATACACAGGAAAAAACAAAGgataagaagaagaacaaggagTTTAGAAAAGCAAAAGATTCAAAG GGTAATGGGGTTTCGGATGAGTACTTTCATCATGATGAGACCTCTGAGCT TTCCTTTCCAGAGGCATCTGATGGTGAACTTCCAGATCCTGAGCTGGTGATTTCTGTGAATGGCGATGACTTGAAACAGCGGGACGAGGAAAGCAAACGGAAAATTGAACttgaagaagaggaaagaaagcTTGAAGAAACTTTAGAGTATCAAAGACAAATTGAGAAGGAAGCTAAGCAGAAGCACCTTGCTGAGCAAAACAAGAAATCTACTCAATGGCATCCAGAGAAGGTGTTGGAGGGATTGGATGATGTTAACTTGGAGTCTTGTGCTAATGGTCATGATGttaatgagccattcaagcCTTCTGTCCAG GAGCAGTTGACACAGAAGGCTGGATTCCCCAACAATTTAGAAGGTCTTCCTGTTAACATGGCAAATGGTTCTGTAGTGCCAGCCAATTCTTCTACCGCTTCTGGTGCTCATCAAGCTAAAGTTAACCAAG GACTGGCAAATGGAGGAATTGTAGAAGAGGATGGTTATTTGCCTTCTGATCGACGGACAGGAAGGAAAAACCGAAGACAGAGGAGTTCCACAAAAGTGCCTGATGGAAAGTCTCAAGGCCTGTCATCTGGAAACAAAAATGTTGAAGTTGGGAGGTCAAGTGTTGAGGGTTCACATGACAATCTCCTCATGAACAACA ACAATGGAATACAGGAATTGAGACAGAAACGAGCagaggaagatgatgaagaaaggttccaagcTGACCTCAAAAAGGCCGTACGCCAAAGCCTTG ACACATTCGAAGAACGTCAGAAGTTTCCTGTAGTTTCAAGTTTGAGGATGCCCAGAAAAATATCTGCAGATATAGATAACAGTGTTTTACATAATGACATCACAAATGAAAATGCGAGTGAAACCGATATATTTGGCACAGGGTTAAAGAATGAAGTTGGTGAATACAACTGCTTTCTGAATGTTATTATACAG TCTTTATGGCATGTTAGACTGTTTCGAGATGAGTACCTACGGAGATCAACATCAGAGCATGTTCATGTGGGGGATCCTTGTGTTGTCTGTGCGTTATATGAAATCTTTACTGCTTTGAGCAATGCGTCTGCAGATACTCGAAGAGAAGCAGTTGCCCCTACTTCTTTGAGAATAGCTTTAAGTAACCTGTATCCAGAAAGTAATTTCTTCCAGGAG GCTCAGATGAATGATGCTTCTGAAGTTTTAGTGGTGATATTTAATTGTCTTCACCGGTCGTTTACTCCTGGTTCAAGCCTCTCCAATGCTGAATTAGTGGAAAGTAGTTGTCCGGGGTCTTGGGATTGTTCAAACAATGCTTGTATAGCGCATTCCATGTTTGGCATGGACATTTTCGAACGAATGAATTGCTACTATTGTGGTTTGGAGTCCAGACATCTCAAGTATACTTCCTTCTTCCATAACATAAATGCCAGTGCTCTCCGAACAATGAAG GTTATGTCTACAGAAAGCTCCTATGATGAACTTTTAAATCATGTGGAGATGAATCATCAGTTAGCCTGTGATCCGGAAGCTGGTGGCTGTGGGAAGCTCAACCATATCCATCACATTCTCTCAACCCCCCCACATGTTTTTACAACAG TTCTGGGCTGGCAGAAGACATGCGAGAGTGCTGATGATATAAAAGCAACATTGGCAGCTCTTAATACTGAGATAGATATCAGTGTCCTTTATCGTGGCCTGGATCCAAAGACCACGCACAACTTGGTTTCTGTG GTTTGCTACTATGGACAACATTACCATTGCTTTGCCTATAGTCATGACCGCGGATGCTGGATTATGTACGATGATAAAACTGTCAAG GTGATTGGTGGCTGGGCTGATGTTCTTACCATGTGTGAAAGAGGGCATTTGCAACCACAGGTTCTTTTCTTTGAAGCTGTGAACTAG